In Micromonospora sp. LH3U1, one genomic interval encodes:
- a CDS encoding response regulator, producing the protein MIRVLIADDQAMVRQGFGALLAAQPDLLVVGDAADGAQAVAAARHLDPDVVLMDVRMPVMDGLEATRKLLGDRSAQRPRVLILTTFDLDDYVYEALRAGASGFLLKDAPAADLVQAVRVVAAGDALLAPAVTRRLIAEFAARPDRRRPRPTDLAGLTPRETEVLRLIARGRNNAEIAGDLVVAEQTVKTHVGRILAKLGLRDRAQAVVLAYETGLVAAGE; encoded by the coding sequence ATGATCCGGGTGCTGATCGCCGACGACCAGGCGATGGTCCGGCAGGGTTTCGGTGCGCTGCTCGCCGCCCAACCGGATCTGCTGGTGGTGGGGGACGCCGCCGACGGCGCGCAGGCGGTGGCCGCCGCCCGCCACCTCGACCCGGACGTGGTGCTGATGGACGTGCGCATGCCGGTCATGGACGGGCTGGAGGCCACCCGCAAGCTGCTCGGTGACCGGTCGGCCCAGCGACCCCGGGTGCTCATCCTCACCACCTTCGACCTGGACGACTACGTGTACGAGGCGCTACGCGCCGGGGCCAGCGGCTTCCTGCTCAAGGACGCGCCGGCGGCCGATCTGGTCCAGGCGGTGCGGGTGGTGGCGGCCGGGGACGCGCTGCTCGCCCCGGCGGTCACCCGCCGGCTGATCGCCGAGTTCGCGGCCCGCCCGGACCGCCGCCGGCCGCGCCCCACCGACCTGGCCGGGCTCACCCCACGGGAGACCGAGGTGCTGCGGTTGATCGCCCGAGGCCGCAACAACGCGGAGATCGCGGGTGACCTGGTGGTGGCCGAACAGACCGTGAAGACGCACGTCGGGCGGATCCTGGCCAAGCTGGGGCTGCGCGACCGGGCCCAGGCCGTGGTGCTGGCATACGAGACAGGTCTGGTGGCCGCCGGCGAGTAG
- a CDS encoding AAA family ATPase, whose translation MAQPTMPDAPTPNGAAPQTPAPVTTPAQDATLLERALFEIKRVIVGQDRMVERMFVALLARGHCLIEGVPGVAKTLAVETLAKVVGGSFARVQFTPDLVPSDIMGTRIYRQSSEKFDVELGPVFVNFLLADEINRAPAKVQSALLEVMSERQVSIGGESHRVPEPFLVMATQNPIEQEGVYPLPEAQRDRFLMKIVVGYPTDAEEREIVYRMGVAAPEPTAVFDTPELIALQRKADQVFVHNALVDYAVRLVLATRAPAEHGMPDVAQLIQYGASPRASLGLVRATRALALLRGRDYALPQDVQDIAPDILRHRLVLSYDALADDVPADHIVHRVMSTIPLPAVSPRQQATPSSTVPPPGAGWPGQRP comes from the coding sequence GTGGCCCAGCCGACCATGCCCGACGCCCCGACGCCGAACGGGGCGGCACCGCAGACACCTGCGCCGGTGACCACACCCGCGCAGGACGCCACCCTGCTGGAGCGGGCGCTGTTCGAGATCAAACGTGTGATCGTCGGGCAGGACCGGATGGTGGAGCGGATGTTCGTCGCGCTGCTCGCCCGCGGTCACTGCCTGATCGAAGGGGTGCCCGGGGTCGCCAAGACCCTGGCGGTGGAGACTCTCGCGAAGGTCGTCGGCGGATCCTTCGCCCGGGTGCAGTTCACCCCGGACCTGGTGCCGTCCGACATCATGGGTACCAGGATCTACCGGCAGTCGAGCGAGAAGTTCGACGTCGAGTTGGGCCCCGTCTTCGTCAACTTCCTGCTCGCCGACGAGATCAACCGGGCTCCGGCGAAGGTGCAGTCCGCGCTGCTCGAGGTGATGAGCGAGCGGCAGGTGTCCATCGGCGGGGAGAGCCACCGGGTGCCCGAGCCGTTCCTGGTGATGGCCACCCAGAACCCGATCGAGCAGGAGGGCGTCTACCCGTTGCCGGAGGCGCAGCGGGACCGGTTCCTCATGAAGATCGTGGTGGGCTACCCGACCGATGCCGAGGAACGGGAGATCGTCTACCGGATGGGCGTGGCCGCGCCCGAGCCGACCGCGGTGTTCGACACACCCGAGCTGATCGCCCTGCAACGCAAGGCGGACCAGGTCTTCGTACACAATGCCCTGGTCGACTACGCGGTCCGGCTGGTGCTGGCCACCCGCGCCCCGGCCGAGCACGGCATGCCCGACGTCGCGCAACTGATCCAGTACGGGGCCAGCCCGCGCGCCTCGCTCGGTCTGGTCCGGGCGACCCGTGCGCTGGCGCTGCTGCGGGGGCGCGACTACGCCCTGCCGCAGGACGTGCAGGACATCGCCCCGGACATCCTGCGGCATCGGTTGGTGCTCAGCTACGACGCGCTCGCCGACGACGTGCCCGCCGACCACATCGTGCACCGGGTGATGTCGACCATCCCACTTCCGGCGGTCTCGCCCCGGCAGCAGGCCACCCCGTCGTCGACCGTGCCGCCGCCGGGCGCTGGCTGGCCCGGGCAGCGCCCGTGA
- a CDS encoding acyltransferase family protein yields the protein MSRDRTVDALRAYAIGGVVLGHWLVTGLVLTGDGGLHQASPLTALPGLAPVTWVLQTLGLFFFTAGFGSARSLARHGGGPGGWLARRLRRLLLPTVALLGVGAAVLLAATVVGTPDDTLTVALRLAVSPLWFLVPLVFLVAMTGPVRAAVRRWGVARCVAPAVAVIAAADLAVRLLPNGTDLPPVTVVVAWSVPYLLGVAHADGRLDGRRAAGALAGGGAAALAALLALGYPVSAVGVPGDGVSNLSPPSLLAVALAVTQVGLGLLARPALERLVARPLPGRAVTEVNRSAVRIYLWHQPVLVAVTALTARSGLTLPGLHTVPDDLGWVLARCCWLPLLAAVLVTVARTAQPAGHLRRRRQPGGGGVAGRSAECVPSAPQVYDHRRSGPPDLQEVIAVRDSDPPSRGRADGQPR from the coding sequence ATGAGCCGCGACCGTACCGTCGACGCGCTGCGGGCGTACGCCATCGGCGGGGTGGTGCTGGGGCACTGGCTGGTAACCGGGCTGGTGCTGACCGGTGACGGTGGGCTGCACCAGGCCAGCCCGCTGACCGCGTTGCCCGGTCTGGCCCCGGTGACCTGGGTGCTGCAGACGCTCGGGTTGTTCTTCTTCACCGCCGGGTTCGGATCGGCCCGGTCGCTGGCCCGCCACGGGGGTGGCCCCGGCGGTTGGCTGGCCCGTCGACTGCGCCGGCTGCTGCTGCCCACGGTGGCGCTGCTGGGGGTGGGCGCCGCCGTGCTGCTCGCCGCCACCGTCGTCGGCACCCCGGACGACACGCTCACCGTCGCGCTGCGGCTCGCGGTCAGTCCGTTGTGGTTCCTGGTGCCGCTGGTCTTCCTGGTCGCGATGACCGGCCCGGTGCGCGCCGCCGTACGTCGATGGGGGGTGGCGCGATGCGTCGCACCGGCGGTGGCGGTGATCGCGGCGGCCGACCTGGCCGTCCGCCTGCTGCCGAACGGCACCGACCTGCCACCGGTCACCGTGGTGGTGGCCTGGTCGGTGCCGTACCTGCTGGGCGTCGCGCACGCCGATGGGCGGTTGGACGGCCGGCGGGCGGCGGGCGCCCTCGCGGGCGGCGGGGCCGCCGCACTGGCGGCGCTGCTGGCACTGGGCTACCCGGTGAGCGCCGTCGGAGTGCCCGGGGACGGGGTGTCCAACCTGAGTCCGCCGTCGCTGCTGGCAGTGGCGCTGGCGGTCACCCAGGTCGGGCTGGGGCTGCTCGCTCGGCCGGCGCTGGAACGGCTGGTGGCCCGGCCACTGCCGGGCCGAGCGGTGACCGAGGTGAACCGTTCCGCGGTCCGGATCTACCTGTGGCACCAGCCGGTACTGGTGGCGGTGACCGCGCTCACCGCCCGCAGCGGGCTGACCCTGCCGGGGCTGCACACCGTTCCGGACGACCTGGGCTGGGTGCTGGCGCGCTGCTGCTGGCTGCCACTGCTCGCCGCGGTGCTGGTCACCGTGGCGCGAACGGCCCAGCCGGCCGGTCACCTGAGGAGGCGGCGTCAACCGGGCGGTGGAGGGGTCGCCGGCCGCTCGGCCGAGTGCGTCCCGTCGGCACCGCAGGTGTACGATCATCGACGTTCCGGCCCGCCCGACTTGCAGGAGGTGATCGCTGTGCGAGATAGCGATCCTCCCAGTCGTGGCCGGGCCGATGGTCAGCCCCGCTGA
- a CDS encoding alpha/beta hydrolase, with translation MRRRGASRVAVAALLGVNLVLPTRPEPVAAAGFVEAYPGTAAAMRAAGRPYADWAADGRRFLLFDPRGDGRAVEVLGDLAGADRIAVLVPGVGSTLADFDRGLGGVARRAPAVQAGQLYRELRASDPTARVAVLAWLGYDPPDGVLTAAGGLGAQRGAAGLAVLLRELATRSPAATITLVGHSYGALVVSLAATDAPAQVTDVVSLGGVGAGVQRADDLQGRRFWAAEAPTDWIRRVPQVRLLGLGFGRRPGDPAFDARPLPVGGVAGHDGYLASGSAALVAVAAVVLGAADTDRVGDAR, from the coding sequence ATGCGACGACGAGGTGCCAGCCGTGTGGCGGTGGCCGCGCTGCTCGGCGTGAACCTGGTCCTACCGACCCGACCCGAGCCGGTCGCGGCGGCGGGGTTCGTCGAGGCGTACCCGGGCACGGCGGCGGCGATGCGCGCGGCCGGCCGCCCGTACGCGGACTGGGCGGCCGACGGGCGCCGGTTCCTGCTGTTCGACCCGCGTGGCGACGGCCGCGCGGTCGAGGTGCTCGGCGACCTGGCCGGCGCGGACCGGATCGCGGTGCTGGTGCCGGGGGTGGGCAGCACCCTCGCGGACTTCGACCGGGGGTTGGGCGGGGTGGCCCGCCGGGCACCGGCGGTGCAGGCCGGGCAGCTCTACCGGGAGCTGCGGGCGAGCGACCCGACGGCGCGGGTCGCGGTGCTGGCCTGGCTCGGCTACGACCCGCCCGACGGGGTGTTGACCGCCGCCGGTGGTCTCGGCGCCCAGCGGGGCGCGGCCGGGCTGGCCGTGCTGTTGCGGGAGCTCGCGACACGCAGCCCGGCGGCGACGATCACGCTGGTCGGGCACAGCTACGGGGCGCTGGTGGTGTCGCTGGCGGCCACGGACGCCCCGGCCCAGGTCACCGACGTGGTCAGTCTGGGCGGCGTCGGTGCCGGGGTGCAGCGCGCCGACGATCTGCAAGGACGACGGTTCTGGGCTGCGGAGGCGCCCACCGACTGGATCCGTCGGGTGCCGCAGGTGCGACTGCTCGGCCTCGGCTTCGGCCGACGCCCCGGCGATCCGGCGTTCGATGCCCGGCCCCTGCCGGTGGGCGGGGTGGCCGGGCACGACGGCTACCTCGCGTCGGGCAGCGCCGCGCTGGTCGCGGTGGCGGCAGTCGTCCTGGGCGCCGCCGACACCGACCGGGTCGGGGACGCCCGATGA
- a CDS encoding sensor histidine kinase has product MSRQPIAVALRALRQTLLGPDAPAGRPLAARWPRLAPYAAPVGLLAALGLFLITLTVESDWGLPTTIAVLFAAMTVAPLLALPRRPLLAWRLTVLALLICTFNAPAGQAWPWTPPLALGSIAVLAVVVARVDRPVLAWVVTISTVPVLFLVHPNNRVPVLLLLGALAIVGDLIRHNRLSRHALAAQTELSEREQERRAVLEERTRIAREMHDVVAHHMSLIAVQAETAPYRLTDVPAPAAAEFVAIAASARDALNDMRRLLGVLRSESTGPQTAPQPDLTDLGAMVDAARRAGMPVTLDAGPVDDGQVPAPVGLAAYRIVQEGLANAARHAAGAAVRVTVRAGPSTLGVRVQNAPPGDVRADPDTETDAGHGLTGMRERANSLGGTFTAGPLPDGGYAVAAELPYDAEGGDR; this is encoded by the coding sequence GTGAGCCGGCAACCGATCGCCGTGGCCCTGCGGGCCCTGCGGCAGACCCTGCTGGGCCCGGACGCCCCGGCCGGCCGGCCGCTGGCGGCCCGCTGGCCGCGGCTGGCCCCTTACGCCGCACCGGTCGGCCTGCTCGCCGCCCTCGGCCTCTTCCTGATCACGCTGACCGTGGAGAGCGACTGGGGCCTGCCGACGACGATCGCGGTCCTGTTCGCGGCGATGACCGTGGCGCCGCTGCTGGCGCTGCCCCGGCGTCCGCTGCTGGCCTGGCGGCTGACGGTGCTGGCTCTGCTGATCTGCACGTTCAACGCGCCAGCCGGCCAGGCCTGGCCGTGGACCCCGCCGCTGGCGCTCGGGTCGATCGCGGTGCTGGCGGTGGTCGTCGCGCGGGTCGACCGGCCGGTGCTGGCCTGGGTGGTGACGATCAGCACGGTGCCGGTGCTGTTCCTGGTCCACCCCAACAACCGGGTCCCTGTCCTGCTGCTGCTCGGCGCCCTGGCGATCGTCGGCGACCTGATCCGGCACAACCGGCTGTCCCGGCACGCGCTGGCCGCGCAGACCGAGCTGAGCGAGCGGGAGCAGGAGCGCCGCGCGGTGCTGGAGGAACGCACCCGGATCGCCCGGGAGATGCACGACGTGGTGGCCCACCACATGTCGTTGATCGCGGTGCAGGCGGAGACCGCCCCGTACCGGCTGACCGACGTGCCGGCGCCGGCAGCCGCGGAATTCGTCGCCATCGCCGCCTCGGCCCGCGACGCGCTGAACGACATGCGGCGGCTGCTGGGGGTGCTGCGCAGCGAGTCGACCGGGCCACAGACCGCTCCGCAGCCGGACCTGACCGACCTGGGCGCGATGGTGGACGCGGCCCGCCGAGCCGGCATGCCGGTGACCCTGGACGCCGGTCCGGTGGACGACGGACAGGTGCCCGCACCGGTCGGGCTCGCCGCGTACCGCATCGTGCAGGAGGGCCTGGCCAACGCGGCCCGGCACGCGGCCGGGGCCGCGGTGCGGGTCACCGTCCGCGCCGGTCCGTCCACCCTGGGGGTACGCGTGCAGAACGCGCCGCCCGGCGACGTGCGGGCCGATCCGGACACCGAGACGGACGCCGGGCACGGGTTGACCGGCATGCGGGAGCGGGCCAATTCGTTGGGCGGTACGTTCACCGCCGGGCCGCTGCCCGACGGGGGTTACGCGGTGGCGGCCGAGTTGCCGTACGACGCGGAGGGCGGGGACCGATGA
- the fabG gene encoding 3-oxoacyl-ACP reductase FabG, whose amino-acid sequence MARTVLVTGGNRGIGLAIAQAFAKQGDRVAVTHRSGEAPEGLFGVRADVTDAASIDAAFTAVEAELGPVEVLVANAGMTADTLLLRMTEEQFTGVLDTNLTGAFRVAKRASGKMLRAKWGRMIFISSVVGLAGGAGQVNYAASKAGLVGVARSITRELGSRNITANVVAPGFIDTDMTAGLSEDRKAEIRKSIPAGRMASPDEVAGVVTWLASDSAGYVSGAVIPVDGGLGMGH is encoded by the coding sequence GTGGCCCGTACCGTGCTGGTGACCGGGGGCAACCGGGGGATCGGCCTGGCGATCGCGCAGGCCTTCGCCAAGCAGGGCGACCGGGTGGCGGTCACCCACCGCAGCGGCGAGGCTCCGGAAGGGCTGTTCGGCGTACGCGCCGACGTCACCGACGCGGCCTCGATCGACGCCGCGTTCACCGCCGTCGAGGCCGAGCTGGGGCCGGTCGAGGTGCTGGTCGCCAACGCCGGCATGACCGCCGACACGCTGCTGCTGCGGATGACCGAGGAGCAGTTCACCGGTGTGCTGGACACCAACCTCACCGGTGCGTTCCGGGTCGCCAAGCGGGCCTCCGGCAAGATGCTCCGCGCCAAGTGGGGCCGCATGATCTTCATCTCCTCGGTGGTCGGCCTCGCCGGCGGCGCCGGGCAGGTCAACTACGCCGCCAGCAAGGCCGGTCTCGTCGGCGTGGCCCGCTCGATCACCCGCGAGCTGGGCAGCCGCAACATCACCGCGAACGTGGTGGCGCCCGGCTTCATCGACACGGACATGACCGCCGGCCTGTCCGAGGACCGCAAGGCGGAGATCCGCAAGTCGATCCCGGCCGGCCGGATGGCCAGCCCGGACGAGGTCGCCGGGGTGGTCACCTGGTTGGCCTCCGACAGCGCCGGGTACGTCTCGGGCGCCGTGATCCCGGTCGACGGCGGCCTCGGCATGGGCCACTGA
- a CDS encoding VWA domain-containing protein — MIRFMQPWWLLAVLPVLALAAFYVWRQLHRRAYAIRFTNVDLLRTVAPKGLGWRRHVPATAFLLCLLVLATALARPAVDTKEPLERATVMLAIDVSLSMQADDVAPNRLEAAQEAAKQFVSELPESYNLGLVSFAKAANVLVPPGKDRDAVTSAIDGLVLAEATATGEAVFTCLEAIRSVPADGAAGIPPARIVLLSDGFRTSGRAVEEAAAAAQAANVPVSTIAFGTDTGQVDIGGQLQRVPVDRLALAELAETTEGYFYEAASVSELKQVYQDMGSSIGFRTEPREVTQWYAGLALLLALCAGALSLLWSSRML, encoded by the coding sequence ATGATCCGTTTCATGCAACCGTGGTGGCTGCTGGCCGTACTGCCGGTGCTCGCACTTGCCGCGTTCTACGTCTGGCGGCAGTTGCACCGCCGGGCGTACGCGATCCGGTTCACCAATGTGGACCTGCTGCGTACGGTGGCGCCGAAGGGGCTCGGTTGGCGTCGGCACGTCCCGGCGACCGCGTTCCTGCTCTGCCTGCTGGTGCTGGCCACCGCACTGGCCCGGCCCGCGGTGGACACCAAGGAGCCGCTGGAGCGGGCCACCGTGATGCTCGCCATCGACGTGTCGTTGTCGATGCAGGCCGACGACGTGGCACCGAACCGACTGGAAGCGGCGCAGGAGGCGGCCAAGCAGTTCGTCAGTGAGCTGCCGGAGAGCTACAACCTGGGGCTCGTGTCGTTCGCCAAGGCGGCCAACGTGCTGGTGCCGCCGGGCAAGGACCGGGACGCGGTGACCAGTGCCATCGACGGGCTGGTGCTGGCCGAGGCGACCGCGACCGGCGAGGCCGTCTTCACCTGCCTGGAGGCGATCCGGTCGGTGCCGGCCGACGGCGCGGCGGGCATCCCGCCGGCGCGGATCGTGCTGCTCTCCGACGGGTTCCGCACCTCCGGGCGGGCGGTGGAGGAGGCGGCGGCCGCCGCGCAGGCGGCCAACGTCCCGGTCTCCACCATCGCCTTCGGCACCGACACCGGCCAGGTCGACATCGGCGGGCAGTTGCAGCGGGTGCCGGTGGACCGGTTGGCCCTCGCTGAGCTTGCCGAGACCACCGAGGGCTACTTCTACGAGGCGGCCTCGGTGAGCGAGCTGAAGCAGGTCTATCAGGACATGGGCAGCTCGATCGGCTTCCGCACCGAGCCGCGTGAGGTGACCCAGTGGTACGCCGGATTGGCGCTGCTGCTGGCGCTCTGCGCCGGTGCGCTCAGCCTGCTCTGGTCGTCGCGGATGCTCTGA
- a CDS encoding PH domain-containing protein, translated as MGRGPLEPWPDSVHWQPISSDLIWVELIRLAVVVAIGLAVTAVGWALSGHWLFGLALAFVLVLGVWRAVAIVRAVRAWGYAERENDLLVRHGLLVRRLSIVPYSRMQFVDVSAGPLERAFDLATVQLHTAAAASDARVPGLRPAEASRLRDRLTALGEDRAEGL; from the coding sequence ATGGGCCGGGGGCCGCTGGAGCCCTGGCCGGACAGCGTCCACTGGCAGCCGATCTCGTCCGACCTGATCTGGGTGGAGCTGATCCGGCTGGCGGTCGTGGTCGCCATCGGGCTGGCGGTGACGGCGGTCGGCTGGGCGTTGAGCGGCCACTGGCTGTTCGGGCTCGCCCTCGCCTTCGTCCTGGTGCTCGGCGTGTGGCGGGCCGTCGCGATCGTCCGCGCGGTCCGGGCGTGGGGTTACGCCGAGAGGGAGAACGACCTGCTGGTCCGGCACGGGCTGCTGGTCCGCCGGCTCTCCATCGTTCCGTATTCGCGGATGCAGTTCGTCGACGTCAGCGCCGGCCCGTTGGAGCGCGCCTTCGACCTGGCCACCGTGCAGTTGCACACGGCGGCTGCCGCGAGCGACGCCCGGGTGCCCGGGCTGCGCCCGGCGGAGGCGTCCCGGCTCCGCGACCGCCTCACCGCGCTCGGCGAGGACCGGGCGGAGGGGCTGTGA